CAAAGTTTTTGCAATACACAGCACCTGGGGCAGACTGGCAACAGAAAGCATCCCAGAAATTTGCCACCAACCTGGGGTGGGTGGAAATCAACAGACTGGTTATTTAGTCGGGTACACATGCTTTATTTCATTGGTGGCCAAAGTACTGCCACATTACCAACATCTTATTACCTtatttatccacaatatctccctTTTAAAAGGTCCTGTGGTTGCTTGGCTGTCACTTTCTTCGCTCTAACGATACGTTTCCTCTGAGGGAGCGCTCATGTGCATGTCGACACTGCCTTATGGATTCTTCTGATCTGGATGTTACAGTTTGAGGATCAGTTCTAACGTTGTTTTTTACCTGGTAAATTTGCCAGCAATTTACTGTTAAATTTACTTGTTGGCTTCCGCCCACCCCAACCCCTACCTCAGCCCCAGGAAGGGTTGGGCTGGTATTGGATCAAGAATAAAATCAGTAGCATCGCGCATCCCTAACTCGTTTTACTGCAACTGAAGCATGTGACATGCCCCTCTAACTTGATCAACCTCCGTTTGTTGGGTGTAGGACGTCCATTCTTGAGATACCATATGACTGGTTGGAATTGTGTTCATTTCTCTGATGTGATAGGCTGATGTGCGCTGTCATTCCTTATCTACAGGTTATTGAGGTTTCTTCTTTTCATATGGTTTAGATTTTATATTCCCCCCAGCCCTAATTATATCCATGTGAGGGTGGAGTTTGTATTTCAATGTTTGTCCTGTGGTGGGCTGTCCCTCAGTCCTGTCCATAAAGGATAAGCCTTTATGAATTCATGGATCTTTTTATGGTTCAGCAATAAACCAATATAGAATTTTGCTTCCATTTTCTGTCAATGGCATTGACTGCTAAGGTGATTGGATTTAACAGATTGCCAGTGTGCTGTACCTGGAATCACCAGCTGGAGTTGGGTTTTCCTACTCGGATGACAAGATATACACTACTAATGACACAGAGGTTAGTAGTAAGCCTACTCACGAGACTCAAGGTTTCCCCAATATCTGCACAATCAGAATTTTGATATGTGACGTTTGTTTTCCAGTGTTTAATAACTAGACTCTGAATTTTTTAAATCCTCAGGATCCTAAGAACATTGCTTGGTTTTGCTTCTGCATTCACAATTTATTTCTGCACCTTTTGCTTCTTAGGTATCAATGAACAACTACTTAGCCTTGAAGGAGTTTTTCCGGCTTTTCCCGGAGTACAGCAAGAACGAGTTTTTCATCACAGGGGAGAGCTATGGAGGGATCTATGTTCCCACGCTAGCAGAGCGAGTGATGGAAGATAGCAGCATAAACCTCCAGGTTTTCCCAGTTTCATTGCTATACCATCAGTGTATGActgttgttttatgtttttattgacTCGTTTGAGTTTAATTGTATACATAGGAATTTGTAATTGTGGTATAGCTCCATACTAATACTGCCCTTTAAGAAATATCATGCAGAAGTACAGCTCTACAGTTCTGTGGCCACCAGCTGATAATTTGCTGACAAACTGGCATTTATTGTTTTGGAAAGCATTCAAAACACCCTAGTGGTATCTGTTTAGGGAAGACTTCATGAGGGAACTGGAATCTTACTGGGAATCTCCGACTTAAGGATTgcttaaaatacattatttaagTAATTATCTCCCAAAAATGAGCAATAAGAGTTAAGACGCTCTTTCTGAGTCAGATTTAAAATTTGTGGAGAATTTAGACTTGAACCTGTTTTTGCAAGTAGCCGTATTGATATATTGAATGTTTCTGTATTCTGATGTCCTTATTGCAACAAAAAAGACGTAACTAACTTGAGCCAGTtcttgtctgtgtgtatttgaCATAATTGACTCATCTTTGGGTTCCCCCTTACAGGGCATTGCGGTTGGTAACGGCCTGTCTAGTTATGAGATGAATGACAATTCTTTGGTGTACTTTGCTTACTACCATGGACTTCTTGGAAGCAAGTAAGGACACTAAGGACAAAGATTTAAGTTTATTTCAACAATTAAGTCAATTTATAAAGTTATGATGCAGAAAGCCTTTCTTGATGGTAAATCTGCACCTATAGAGCACTTTGAAATAGAATTCTGATGATGGTTTTGCAGGCTTTGGACGGATTTGCAGACGTACTGTTGCAAGGATGGGAGATGTGACTTTTATAATAACCAAAATCCCAACTGTTCTGCAAATGTGAGTATTGGAAACATAATAAGGAAATTAAAGAAATCGATTCAAATAGGGGCACCTATATAGTAATTTGGAGTTCTGCAGTGAGTttaattttgtttgctgtcatgtgTTTGTTTACACATTTAAATTGTAGTTACTTTGTTACTCCTATTGCTAGTTATTTACATGGCTGTTTCTGACAATGATGTAGCACTCTAATTGTTGCATGTGTTTGGTCAGACGCCGAACTGCTTTTTATGGGAGTGGTatatgttatgcacatgcaaacaacatgcaaattaatttttttttcatatcttTTTACTTGGTCTATTTTCCGATCTCTTTCCCTCCAGCTAAACGAGGTGCAGTATATTGTGTATGGCTCTGGCCTTAACATGTACAACCTGTATGCCCCCTGTGCCGGAGGTGTGCACCACAGAGTGAGGTAAGGCGATGAGGAAATGCTACGGGGAGTGAGGGGAGACTGCCACACTCCCAAACTGTCATATGCTTATGGGCGAACTGGCCCAGAGTTTGTGAGGATACTGCTCTATGCAGCCCTGCATGTTACAAGAGCCAATTTATGTTGTGCAAATTGGGGGGGGAAAAACATGCAATTTACAACATTAGAATGGCTTGACTAACGGTACATTTTTGAAATACAATATCTACAGAATCATTTGCATCTGATAAAAGGACAataacagtagaacaaaaatgactattgtttaatattgtattttcaaatgtatttcaTGCAATTTCAGCATTAATTTTGAAGTATAGTCCATTTCGTTAGTTAAATTTGACTAATGAACTATCTTTTGTGCCCAGCTACAATGGAAACCATCTGGTGATCCATGATCTGGGGAACAGCTTCACACAGCACCTTTGGAGCAGCTTGTGGAGTCGGGTAAAATAAGAACCGTCAGtaaaatgtacagtatgagatGTTTCATTGTTCATATAAGGATATATGCAAATAGTCTCAACGGTTTTTAGGAAAAAAATTCCCTCTCTTCGGTGTTTCAGTACCCCTGTACAGTCAGTCTCAGGAAAAAGCTTAAACAAACCCTACCACCACAGGAATACAATTACAGCAATTTTACAGTTTTCGAAGAACCTTATGGCTCTTTCAGGTTGACTTTAACCCATGTTAATGTGGAGAGTGCATTCGCCATTACATTTTTAGTGCtttgtttgctttttattaCAGATTTAAACAGTGTGCCAGGTGACgaccttattttttttgtaaagtttCACAATCAAAACCTAATGCTTTAAGTCTTCAGTTTTTAAAGTAGCGACATAGACCTGAATGAATTATACAGTGTGAAATGTAATACAAATTATTACAATAGTTAGAATTTCAGAATGTTAACCAAGGGAGGTCAACACAGCACAAAGCACACACTTTGTTGTTGCAGAGTAGAAATCAGTTGCCAAATCAATTAAATATGCAATATGGATCGACGTGTAGGTAGAATACAATAGAAAGAACTTACAGAAAATAACTCAAGATAATGATTTTATCAATGCTTATATAATGAAGATAACCAAAGAATTATATGATACTTTTTTACTAAATAATCAATATAATGAATTTCtacattttgaaataaaaatgcatgtgtTCTGGTGCCACATAAATAGCCTAACAATGATCGTATCTTATCTTTTTGTATGTAAACGCATTACCCCATCCTACCCAATCTTTTAAAGTTTGTAACTCAGGCCACGAAACTAACTTTAGCTATCTGCACTATGCTTCTAACTCGTAGAAATACAAAGATATCGCGACCAAGCACAAGTCGGTGAGGCTTGACCCTCCCTGCACTAATTccactgcctccaccatgtttcTGAACAATGCCTATGTGAAGTCGGCTCTGCACATCTCTGCTTCCTCTCTGCAGTGGCAGATTTGTAGGTGAGTCATGGTTAATGAGATCCTTTCTCTAGACATGTTCAGGCAATGTGCACTGGCCATTCACCTCAAGTCAAGTGGTGAGTCGTACCAATGGACAACACTTTGATTCCGAATCTGTAATTTGTAATTATAAGAATTTATTATTGCAACTTTTAAAGACCAATTGCTCTGTTTATTGCAACTTTTAagtagttaaaaaaataacttaaaGTAAGAGATACATGTCAAGGTCAAGAATATCActcaaacatttttatttagttgaATCCATCTAAGAGCTCTATTGCCTGGCTGGTTTTTACTTTTGCAGTTCAGAGGTCAATTTAAAATACAAACGGCTTTACATGGATGTCCGCGCGCAGTACCTGAAGCTGCTTGGGGCACTGGTAAGTTTAGTTTACTTTTCCATCTGTTATCTTTGATTTATTTGTATATGGTTCTTCCTTGTACTGGGAGTAGCTGAATGAGACGAGGCAAGTTTACATAGCAGTCATTCAAAGTGCTTTGCatataagaaaaaaagaatacaaagaaaattctaattaaaatgatagatcagaATAGACATAAAAATCATGATTAAAACAATAGATTTAAaattagggaaaaaaaacatgaagatAAAATGCAAATTACAGATGAATTGGGATACAGGACGGAAATGCAGGAGGTATAaccaagaaaacaaaaatgtacaaGAGAATTTTACATGTCAGAGTAAGGATATCAGAAGGGAACCAATGCTGGAGGAATACACTTATTCAGAGCTGATTGGCAAACGGATTGCAATGCACAATATTTCAAAATCGGTTTTCCACCCATATACTTGCATGGTGATGAATTAAGTCATTGCAGAA
This genomic interval from Paramormyrops kingsleyae isolate MSU_618 chromosome 8, PKINGS_0.4, whole genome shotgun sequence contains the following:
- the ctsa gene encoding lysosomal protective protein isoform X2, whose protein sequence is MCRWALYFLWGISGVFGAPDADEIKYLPGLPKQPSFKQYSGYLNVSGNKHLHYWFVESQDKPAADPVVLWLNGGPGCSSLDGLLTEHGPFLIQDDGASLMYNPYSWNKIASVLYLESPAGVGFSYSDDKIYTTNDTEVSMNNYLALKEFFRLFPEYSKNEFFITGESYGGIYVPTLAERVMEDSSINLQGIAVGNGLSSYEMNDNSLVYFAYYHGLLGSKLWTDLQTYCCKDGRCDFYNNQNPNCSANLNEVQYIVYGSGLNMYNLYAPCAGGVHHRVSYNGNHLVIHDLGNSFTQHLWSSLWSRKYKDIATKHKSVRLDPPCTNSTASTMFLNNAYVKSALHISASSLQWQICSSEVNLKYKRLYMDVRAQYLKLLGALKYRVLVYNGDVDMACNFLGDEWFVESLQQEVQVKRRPWLYYTGESMQVGGFIKEFSNLAFMTIKGSGHMVPTDKPIAAYAMFSRFLKKQPY
- the ctsa gene encoding lysosomal protective protein isoform X1 → MTFQKLYPSWVQVLARLIYRIDLNPSSPSKMCRWALYFLWGISGVFGAPDADEIKYLPGLPKQPSFKQYSGYLNVSGNKHLHYWFVESQDKPAADPVVLWLNGGPGCSSLDGLLTEHGPFLIQDDGASLMYNPYSWNKIASVLYLESPAGVGFSYSDDKIYTTNDTEVSMNNYLALKEFFRLFPEYSKNEFFITGESYGGIYVPTLAERVMEDSSINLQGIAVGNGLSSYEMNDNSLVYFAYYHGLLGSKLWTDLQTYCCKDGRCDFYNNQNPNCSANLNEVQYIVYGSGLNMYNLYAPCAGGVHHRVSYNGNHLVIHDLGNSFTQHLWSSLWSRKYKDIATKHKSVRLDPPCTNSTASTMFLNNAYVKSALHISASSLQWQICSSEVNLKYKRLYMDVRAQYLKLLGALKYRVLVYNGDVDMACNFLGDEWFVESLQQEVQVKRRPWLYYTGESMQVGGFIKEFSNLAFMTIKGSGHMVPTDKPIAAYAMFSRFLKKQPY